The Nerophis lumbriciformis linkage group LG09, RoL_Nlum_v2.1, whole genome shotgun sequence nucleotide sequence ttattctattccacCAATCACCAACTATTTACAGCAAAGGACTCTCTATTAAATGTGTTAGCATTATATTTAGTCCTTTTTCAGGCTTTTAACAGTAACTATGTAAACTACGCCTGCAAGCAACacacattagctttgggtgttgtcaGCCGACATTGATTTATGGAGGTTTagttgctaatgttagccatcattgaatgtatattccatGAACTTAAGTGCAGGTACTCCCTGTGTGTACCAGACTAACTATTCCTCATTTTTAAtcaatataattagtaattgaagtggcagctggttgaatcagctctgtgctcttttaaaGTCTTATGTTATTTGAGTTTTCCCTCTGGTTGTAActtattttgtggactttttgtttCTGCACCGCAACCACAATTTCCCCagagtgggataaataaagtcctTCCTGTCCCATGGCTGCATATCGTAGTTCTCAAAAGTCATAATAGCTAGAATTCTTGACCGTCTGTATAAtcctatttaatttattttggacAGAGAACGTTGGAATACacacaagcagatatttattgtTCATCTGTACAGTCAGAATGGGTGAAACATGGCAGCTCATTTTTTCCCCTTCCTATTCCTCAGGCTCTCGCCACTCTTTGGGCATGATCTTGCCAACAGGTGAGAGATTCCAGGTGATGCCAGTCTGAGTCAGCACCTGTGCCAACATGTGACAGCAACTTATTTACATGGCAGGGACACCAATCAGCAACTTATTTACATGGCAGGGACACCAATGCAAGCAATCTTTCTTTTGCCAGATACGACCGTACACGATGAGACTTGGCATGATGGGCGAAGCGTTGCGTACTTACATAGGCCCACACAGCTGTGCAGAAGACAGCCCCACCAAGCAGCATGCTGGTGCCATACTTGGCGTGGAAGTCCTG carries:
- the cox7b gene encoding cytochrome c oxidase subunit 7B, mitochondrial, with product MFRFAKAAVNLSGQTARQVRHGSTVPQDFHAKYGTSMLLGGAVFCTAVWAYVLTQTGITWNLSPVGKIMPKEWREPEE